The genomic interval ttctcTAATCAAACTATCTCTATACTTCATAAAAATTCTTGTTAtgaatgtaatattatttttataaattaacaaattaatattcattaaattaataaaattttcataatcttaaaacaactaattttttgagattctactataattataaacaaaaaattgttaaaaaaaattggttgaTGCTCCGAGTTTCCAACATATTGTCGATCATGCACTTCATTGCCTTTAATTTATGGGAAAATATCTACCGTCCACCCattttttacacatttttcaaaaatacacaattccttcatttgtttggctggaatccacctaaagttacattttgtttcacttttccacttccgtttgaaatccgttaagaaaactaacggaaacttaaaaaaatgaccattttacccccaaaacgaaaattacaattttaccttaaaaattaccaaaaataatcagattaaatctaattattttttccattggtcaataaagaaattaattccacaaccatcaaatgcaagtttttttttaaatatgtctgTAATTataatgctaaattataacagtagtattaaaaatagccaAATCTCACaaaccatcaattgaatttaagataaatagagttttattattcattgagttataatctctagtagttaagatttttttgtacttcattaacgtaccaataatgatattcatcattaaatcttattatttttggcattttttagagtaaaattataatttttgttttggggggtaaaattgttattttttaagtttccgttagttttcttaacggattctaAACGGAATtgaaaaagtgaaataaaatataactttaggtagattccagccaaaaaataaaaaaatagtgtattttttaaaaaaaatataaaaaataagtggacagtgaatatttttccttaatttattCCTCTATAAAACTACCGTCAACAGGGCACATACACGAATACGAATGTCCTCTAAAGTGGGTCCACGTTGATTCTGTATCACATGCGTCACAGCACATCAACATAAACTACACTGTAGTCTTTGAAGTCCGTCCAATCAACCGTAGGTTTCAAAATGAGCGCCATGTTTTCGGAGGACTCACAAACAAAGATTCTGTCTCGTTCGATCGCATTGTAGATACAGTAATTGACATTTGTAAAACGGAAAGTCAGAAACGGACAATTGCTATTTTGCCGGTAAATTTGGAATTCCACCGGTCTTCTCCGGTTTTGGATGTAAAGCCAAAATATGCTTGGCACTTGGCAGTCGGTAAGTGGGCCACGTGCTGATGAATAAGCCATTCCATCTTTCACTTGAAGTGGGAGGGACTTTTGTGTTTGTGGTTTCACTTCGCTGACATTTGAAAATGACTTAATTGGCGGTGCATGGAAACACAGAGACTCTCTTGGTCTTGGCTTCCTTCGACACACGAAACGCCAACTGCTTGGAaacctaatatttttatttttattcttttaggatattattacaatcatagtgtaaaatttattaaaattctaaatacatacacatatacatacatacatacatatatatatatatgtgtgtgtgtagaaaattattattacactGTGtgtagaaaattattattacaccagttatattttatcttatattcaTTCAAtcaccataaaattttaatatgttctaTGCaccacatttatttttaaatttatatcaattaatcACTTTTACACTAATACtatttgtatcaattagccACTTTTATACTAAtaccgttaaataatttaaataaaatgataattttaccccttaataaattaaaataatattttatcttataagagctttggaaaacaaaaaaaaataatgataaaaatacccctaattttaataaaaaataaatcacaaatagaggtactcaactaatttttaataaatttagattttgtaaaattttaataaaaataactgaatttatttattaaaaaataaatcccaaaattttaataatttaggggatttttattatataaaaaatttttgcaattatttttataattatatttttttattaaaaaataaaaaatttaatttggggatttattttttataaaatttaggggtatttttataattataattttttatttttgaaagtttttataaataaaaatgatcttttaatttatttaggggtaaaattatcattttgtttaaattatttaacagtATTAGTGCAAAAGTGactaattaatacaaatttaaaaggaaatgtGGTGCATAGAACATGTTAGAATTTGGTGATGATTAGATGAACATAAGACAAAATATATgtggtgcaatgataatttccctatatatatatatatatatatatatatatatataatataaaattttaatgtaaattatgaaattcattAGAACTTTAGATACATACGCATCGtagtaaaatttgaaatctcTGAAATCTATAATCCAAAACTATAATGAGATTAgctcaaaattttacttttacaaaatcaataagacgataaaaatgtttaaaaaataaaatttaaaaagtttcaagaaaattttattttgtattaaaattttgtggtcTTGTAACATACAGTGGCTAGTAAGATATATAAGAagcttttaaagttttaattctaaattttattttaaaaaatacataagtcttggattaataaattcacattgtaatttctaaaaatagaCCTAAAAATTAAGTTGGATGAATCGAATTAAATTAActcaaaacattttaataaattttggactttttttttaaaaaactattgtATTAGACTTGCTCCATATTATTTGTCATAGTAAGTAACTAATTACCTCGTTATCAACCACTCCATATGCCACTATAGGTTTTGTTATGCTTTGGTTTtctatattcaaaataaataaacaaatcgtTTGTGAGAGTGGTTGATCAATTTACTAGAAAATTCAGGAGAATCTATAGGTATACACATTTCACATTACCAATTTGGTAGGCCTATTATATACTTAAAAATTCTGCCATGAATTATTCTCATTAACTTGTTTACTTTATTTGtctatcaattaaaattatactcttttaaagacaataatgaaTTATTCTTAATGTATTGTCctatgataaataattatattatttatcataggcatttttttttaagttttcttgACAATCACTATATATTGGCCAGAGGCGCATCAACTCTTTATAAGGCcttagataaattattttaattagaccttcttaaaaatttaaggtaAAATATATGTgtgaaatttattataaaaattaatcactTAAGgtcaatttttctatttttctaatataaaaaactatttattattatttttaaaattttactaacacATCTTTCTCAAATGATAACATAATATAGCTCTatcttaaagaaatttttgtcaatttaattttgaaaaacatatttttacaaaagtattattatcaatattatagaCAACTTGCTATGAACAAAACtcacaattattttagaaagataaaaacaatGCCCAAtgaacataataatatttttcaaaatgaaataacacaactaaataaaaaactaattaagacgagaatttaaagataaaaccTGAAAATTTGAGttgaaatcataaattaactTTGAAGGTTTAGGCTTTAAGCATCAACCAATGActaggaaaagaagaaaaaataaacaattgatttttttaaattattaccAATATCATAAACAACAACTTAAAAACAACACCGGATTAGCacaacaatattttcataactaAATAAGATAACTAAATAGCAAAACTAGTTAAGATTAAATTAGAAAGATAAAACctgaaaatttgatatgaaatcgCAAATTAAGTTTGATGATTTGAGGCTTTAGGCAGTTATCAATGGCTACGGAAAGTATAAAAGATAAACCATTGATTCTTTTTTCATAGTATTGCATggtttttcattgttttaagaagaaaatgttGTTAACGGAAAAGTTCACCGATgtaggattttattttttaaatagaggtTTAAAAGGAATAAACAATGTCTTAATTTAACATACATAAAGATTTTATAGGGATTAAAACTATTAATTCTAGAGAGAATTTGTAgggattttgataatttataagGAATAAACAATGTCTTAATAGAggttttaattgaaatttattaatttaacatacaTAAAGATTTTATAGGGATTAAAACTAGGGTCCGGCTACTATACCCATGAGGTTTGGTACCCCcattcttttgtctttttcaaatcCACCGTTGGATTTAACTTGAGAGTTGTATAACGGTTAGATGTAATTATTGGGTCATTAACATTAAAAGCCCTTGTTGTTCatgtaaaataagaaaaataaaaagttttataattatgacaTATAAgtccacaatattttaattttttttactctaTTGAACTAGGTTTTCAATTAAATGACTTAttcttacatttattaatatctatttaaattaataaatttacttattaattaatatattagcTAATTTATTACATGGTTAAactatgtaaattatttactaaccataattgatgataaatataaatatgatttttttaatttaacacgGTAACCAATTTCCTTTCACCCATGTGAGCAGGGTTCAAACcccatatctttttttttttttatcaaacaagAGATTTTATATGTAAAGTAGATGGAATACACAAAATacgaaaataaatttaatttcatattctaTGTAGGTaatgttttgttatttttttataatataatatttaattaacatactaaattatttaattatgtagtaaaaatattttaatttactaataataataaagtgttagtttatgaatttgtaaaatcatttttgtttgtttgagtaatgagttttgtattttttagttgaatttttgtcctaaaataaaaggagtaaatttaattgtacacttaaataaatataattgagTTTTTGTCCTGAAAATCGTGGCTTCCAGAAGCATTAATGCAACTGAAAATTTGTAGGTGCAGACTAATatgtgaaaatttaaaagttttttgtttttttttataataaattacaagaCTCTATTATAATTGACcttaagaaaaagacaaaaagggGTACCAAACCCCCATTGCAAAGTAGTTTTGCCCTTAAAactatgagtaatgatacagccacaaacttttgtacaaactgatgtggtatgataagattggttgaattaaatatcacttagcccacatgatttatttttattaatttatattttcattcaaccaatgaattaataccacgtcagtttgtacaaaataagtttgtacaagagtttgtggctgtatcattactctaaaaCTATTAATTCTATAGAGAATTTGTAgggattttgataatttatttaagaaagaTAATTGTAAagtagtaaaaaattaataaatacataatcATGATTGAGTTATTAATACATTAAgaatttatatctttttaaatataaaatagtagATTCAACATAAATATAGGAACTTTCTACGACGAGGCCAAGGCAAACCGGGAAGAGccacatacctccactccacTCGCAAGTCATATCCTCTTAGAATTGATCCAATTGAACTTttgatatcttttttttttaatattataagagACAAAACGACAATTACGTCTTTTAAGATTCTGAATCGTCATGTGTTAAGTACATTTAAGTTTCGAGTGAGAGCAAGTAGCCACAAACTTTGGCACAATTAAATGCATGAATGATGAATCATTATAAAATTCGTTTGgtgaatataaatatatagagacaaatttgttattttcttccattaaaataaaataatacaaagaAATGTGGTTGACAtctcaaaataaagaataagaaaCGTGTGTTACTCATACTACGAgtcatcattttatttttattcattaggCCTAACGAAAAGACACCGACTTTTGCAACATTCTAAAAGCCAAGTCCTAACTCCCAAGTTCAACTCCAACTTAATGCATTGGTGGGCTCCCAAAAAGTGTCTTCGCCATGCCGCCTCATCTTCACCGAATCAACTTGATCCACATATTGAACCCGcacttcatcttcttctattCCTCGGTCTCCTTTTACTCAGATGGCCATGGCATCCACTCTTGAACAACTACTcttcaaatatataataaaatatttgatattttaactGGATTTTGATGGAtccaattaaaacaaataaatttgtttcaagAGGGACAACAAATAACAACTGAAGTGGTTTTCTCTTATTGCTTAGTTaagaaattttcattcttatttaCTCTTTTCTCttggctaaaaaaaaaaaaaatcattcctTCTTGTGATGGCGTGTACCATTCAAGTATTGGCTCCAACcaccaaaatttgagttttgataatACCCTTGATGTTGagtattttatcaaaattgcCCTCTTTAGAGTGAATTTCTTAACTTTTTGTGAACTATCCTAACATCCAGACAAACAAATCAACTTCTCTAAGTTGATTTTCGTTGTCACTTGTCATTGGGTTATTAACTCATACCAGCATCCAGATTTCACCCTAAACAAGATCCCTTTAGCTTCTTTCtgttgaaaagtttgaaacaCAAGGAAACTCTAAGGAGAAATTGATGGGCGCTGATATATGCAGAGCTTTCTTCACCTTCTAGACATGGAGCAAAATGGAGAGAGCTCGTTGATAGTTTACATTAGGGATAGTATTGACATTCTGCTAAACATTGAGGTACAGTTTAAAAATTCCCCAATTACACAACTCAACGACATGGCTAGGGATGTCAATTGTACCCGTAAATTCGTAAATTCACTCAAATTCACCCGTCAAAATCCGTCCGTTGTaggtaattttattcattgcGGGCgagtttagtattataaattaaaactcgCACATGGATGCAGGTGGGTTTCatattaaccttatatccggtggatacccgcatggatatccaccaaattcgtaatatttttttcaaatatttttaatttaattttaatctaaaaataataaaaaaaataatgtcattaattaaattaccaaatagccaaaggttcaaagttgtgtatgtgtgtatgtgtgtatgtggccTATatcctattctaaagtcataatctaaagaaaactaaaggcattttccttcgaattagtatttgaaaatattaatcttaattattattataggcattgtgttggatgggtgcttatggtggtgaatgaaatgaatatcttctcttgaaacttgttttaaatgataatatgaaatgtaattattatttttagatactaatttgtgttttttaaatagatttgtgtaatttatacttaaatttgagaaattgtgttaaattgatgtagaaattttaatttttcatttacattatttaaatataaaattgagtatgttatatggaatttgaggttattattataaatttatatattaaacatttatgattttaaatacggaaacccgTAAAAAATTCACCGGATACCATTGCGGAtttgataattgttaaaacccgtTGCGGGTagatttttgtaaaaaaattaaaactcacTGCAGGTTACAGGTgggtttaataatttaaattttatgcggatttaaatttaataatgacAAACTCGTTGCAGGCGGTGCCTATTACTATCCGTAGACATGGTCCTAAACAGGCCTTTCGTTTAAATTTGGAAAGTAGATTTGTGGGTTTTAAATGTTCTGACAGCTAACCCACGTGGCACACCCCTATTGCTGCCCTCACTGCTTATACAGTCGCCTCTAGCTGTACTCCCTTTGACTGTTGACAAGTAGTGAGCTCTTGGCCCTTAGATTTGATCTGTGGCCCAGATCTTTTTCCTGCCTTTTCGTATTCCTCTGCTCGCCTTTTTAGTTGCCAccactttttatttgttggttAAAAATTTTTCGAGTAAGGGATAATCTCCCCCTTACACGTGGCTGGATGCCTTTTACTATACGGTTTTCCTTATAAAACTAATCTCATTCTctctttttactttattttcagATTTTCTCAGTTGCAATAGCTTCGGTTAGAGCAAAGCCCAAAATGGCATAACCAAATGATTGTTTAGCCAATGATGGATTTCGTGCCACGGAATGGATCAAAGAACTGAACACGTTTCCAATACCGACAGCAGCTCCCGCTGAAGCAATTGTAGCAGCTCCGGCACCCATTAATTTTGCACCTTCTAACATCGACTTGGCGGGTCTCTTATACCCTGCGAGGAATGATTTTCAACTTCATTAAaaaacttttcccttttttttttgaaaaaatagagaaaaatgTTGATGAACCCCacctagaaaaaaaaaggagagttGGGCAAGACTCATCCATTCTTCGTGGGGATATAACTCCAGTAGTCGGGCCATAAGGCCGAACTAAACGAAGACAAATTTTGTCCTTCGCTTTAAAAAGAAGGTTTTTCAATTCCGTTGGAAATCGTGAGACTTCCAAGTtatgactttttattttaaaaaaaggtcAGAGCAGATAAAGCCACGATTACGAAAAGATTGACCCAAAGAAAATCTGAGGAAGCTTGTTTGTTAGATTTTAAAAGTCAAAGAGGGAGTCCATAGaggaaataaaagagaaaagtgaGAAAGTGCTCTTTTTCACTTATGGCCATGTATAGAAAGAAAACAGCGAAAGCCCCCGACATGGAGAACAGAATATTTTTTAGGACGATTCCCAAGGGATCCAAAAGGGAAGGATATAATAGCTGCATATCATAGCGAAAGGAAGTGAGACGGTAAGCCAACTCctttctttcaaaatataaaaaaaagagatttgcATTAATAAGGTAAATCCTCCTTATAATGGGAAACACCTtccaattaataaaagaaaaagagaccCAATCTCGTGGTAAGAAGATAAGGGTGAACCATTGCCCTCAAAGTTAAGCATAATTATGAGGACAATGGTTTGAGTCTCCACGGACTCAACCTTcctcaattaaatataattgtgtGGAGACTACTTACAACGTCTTTCTCCCTTGCAAAATGCGAATAGAGTAGAGACATTCCTCCTCCGTGAGGAGTATTTGACTGGGCATGTGCTTCATAGactaaaaatgtaataatgtaagtcccatgtatatatatctgattgtaaatatcagtgtaagcGAGTGGAATAGAGACATCCCTCCTCCGTAAGGAGTATTTGACTGGGCATGTGCTTCATAGactaaaaatgtaataatgtaagtcccatgtatatatatctgattgtaaatatcagtgtaatgacCTACTGTCATAGCAGTTATATATATCTCTGTGTAATACAGTAACCTGATGCTTAAtcagttcaaaaaaaaaaaagaagataagggtaacaaagaaaaaaagaaagattggAAGCGGAGTCTCAATAAATAGAAAGCCGTAAAGACTactcaaataaaaagatgtgAAAGAGActtctttttgaaaagaagTCATGGACAAGCAGACATAAAAAATAGCTGAGCTTCCGCCCAGGACTTGGATGATCAAATAAATGTCTCTGTGGAGAAAAGGGAGCAAATAATGGAGAAccccataaaaaaaaagaatgaaaaaatagGGGCGTCCAGGCGAAATTCGTAAAAATAAGTCAATATAAACTTggaagtttttatttttagaaaagaaaaaccgAGTAGGATCAAAGAAACTAGCAGACTGATCAcgaaagagataaaaatagGTGCAAATTCTAACATCACCACAGCCCATATTTTTTGACTGCTCTACTCCCCCCAAAAAAACGAGAGACTGACTCCTCCTACTCCTCCTTCTCTTATCCTCTATATAGCTCGTCGTtggtcctttttttttacataacaTTCTCAGCCGCTCAAGAGTCAAGAGACTGACTATCTCTCTCTTTACGCAATTTCAAAAATGAAGTAGCAGAGTGACTACTGATTTTGGACGCGCTGAGTTATTT from Citrus sinensis cultivar Valencia sweet orange chromosome 9, DVS_A1.0, whole genome shotgun sequence carries:
- the LOC127899874 gene encoding ATP synthase subunit 9, mitochondrial translates to MARLLELYPHEEWMRYKRPAKSMLEGAKLMGAGAATIASAGAAVGIGNVFSSLIHSVARNPSLAKQSFGYAILGFALTEAIATEKI